The sequence ATTCATTTATCAGGCAGATTTTTTCAGTATTTCTTATGTATTCTGTTTCTTCTAAATTATTTTTGGTACAGTAGAATTTTTTCTGCTTTTTATTATTTCAATAGATTTTTAGAAACTCTGAATTTCACTGTTTTCTTTGGATATATTGTCATTGGTTCTCTTGTTGCTGGATTGGCTATTGTTCTCGACTTCCTTTCCAGCACTTCAAATACTCCTCTTCCTAAAAACTTTACCTGTTTATCTGTTGCTAATGCTTG is a genomic window of Fusobacterium sp. containing:
- a CDS encoding HU family DNA-binding protein, with amino-acid sequence MNKKELSKEYSKMSNGEISEKKALKEIEIFLETLQQALATDKQVKFLGRGVFEVLERKSRTIANPATREPMTIYPKKTVKFRVSKNLLK